The following are encoded together in the Eptesicus fuscus isolate TK198812 chromosome 16, DD_ASM_mEF_20220401, whole genome shotgun sequence genome:
- the RDH14 gene encoding retinol dehydrogenase 14, which produces MAVAAVAALLAALGGALWLAARRFVGSSVRRLHGGGDAGLMRGKTVLITGANSGLGRATAAALLRMGARVIMGCRDRARAEAAAGELRRDLRGDGDPGSDPDGGAGELVVKELDLASLRSVRAFCREMLQEEARLDVLINNAGVFQCPYMKTEDGFEMQFGVNHLGHFLLTNLLLGLLKSSAPSRIVVVSSKLYKYGDINFEDLNSEQSYNKSFCYSRSKLANILFTRELARRLEGTKVTVNVLHPGIVRTNLGRHIHIPLLVKPLFNLVSWAFFKTPVEGAQTSIYLASSPEVEGVSGKYFGDCKEEELLPIAMDESVARKLWDISEVMVGIVQ; this is translated from the exons ATGGCAGTGGCCGCAGTGGCGGCGCTGTTGGCCGCACTGGGCGGGGCCCTGTGGCTGGCGGCCCGGCGGTTCGTGGGGTCCAGCGTCCGGCGGCTGCACGGAGGAGGGGACGCCGGCCTCATGCGCGGGAAGACCGTGCTGATCACGGGGGCCAACAGCGGCCTGGGCCGCGCCACGGCCGCCGCGCTGCTGCGCATGGGGGCGCGGGTGATCATGGGCTGCCGGGACCGCGCGCGCgccgaggcggcggcgggggaGCTGCGCCGCGACCTCCGCGGGGACGGGGACCCCGGGTCGGACCCGGACGGCGGGGCGGGCGAGCTGGTCGTCAAGGAGCTGGACCTCGCCTCCCTACGCTCCGTGCGCGCCTTCTGTCGGGAGATGCTCCAG GAAGAGGCTAGACTGGACGTCTTGATCAATAATGCAGGGGTCTTCCAGTGCCCTTACATGAAGACCGAAGATGGGTTTGAGATGCAGTTTGGGGTGAACCATCTGGGTCACTTTTTACTCACCAATCTTCTCCTGGGACTACTCAAAAGTTCAGCGCCCAGCAGGATCGTGGTAGTTTCTTCCAAACTTTATAAATATGGGGACATCAACTTTGAAGACTTGAACAGCGAGCAAAGCTATAATAAAAGCTTTTGCTATAGTCGGAGCAAACTGGCTAACATCCTCTTTACCAGGGAGCTCGCCCGCCGCTTGGAAGGCACAAAGGTTACTGTCAATGTTTTGCACCCAGGTATTGTGCGGACTAATCTTGGGAGGCACATACACATTCCGCTGTTGGTCAAACCACTTTTCAATTTGGTGTCTTGGGCTTTTTTCAAAACCCCAGTAGAAGGTGCCCAAACTTCGATTTATTTAGCCTCTTCTCCGGAGGTAGAAGGTGTGTCAGGAAAGTACTTTGGGGATTGTAAAGAGGAAGAACTATTGCCTATAGCCATGGATGAGTCTGTTGCAAGAAAACTCTGGGATATCAGTGAAGTAATGGTTGGCATAGTTCAGTAG